TCCCCCGTCTGGTACCCGTCCCTCGACGAGTCGGTTCGCCGGAAGCTCTTCTCCTTCCTCCTCCGCGTCCTCGACGAACCGCGCTTCGAGCCGGAGAAGGTCAACGGTTGGCTCGATGCCCTCTGATCGCAAAACCGCCTTCGCGGTCTGGCTCACGGGGCTGCCCGCTTCGGGAAAATCGACCGTCGCGCGGGCGCTCGCGGCGGAACTGGCCGGGAAGGGGATTCGGGCGGCGGTCCTCGAGTCCGACGCCGTCCGTCGTGAGATCACTCCGAATGCCGGCTACGGAGAGACGGAGCGGGACGCGTTCTATGCGACCGTTGCGTACCTCGCCCGGGTGCTCGTCCTGCACGGCGTCCCCGTGATCGTCGACGCGACGGCGAATCGCAGAACGTATCGTGACCGCGCCCGGGCGGCGATCCCCCGATTTCTCGAAGTCCACGTCCGCTGCCCGCTCGCGGTGTGCCAGGCGCGGGACCCGAAGGGGATCTACCGTCGCGGGACGGAAGGGACGGCGCTAAACGTGCCGGGCGTGTCGGCGCCGTACGAGCCGCCATTG
Above is a genomic segment from Deltaproteobacteria bacterium containing:
- the cysC gene encoding adenylyl-sulfate kinase, with the protein product MPSDRKTAFAVWLTGLPASGKSTVARALAAELAGKGIRAAVLESDAVRREITPNAGYGETERDAFYATVAYLARVLVLHGVPVIVDATANRRTYRDRARAAIPRFLEVHVRCPLAVCQARDPKGIYRRGTEGTALNVPGVSAPYEPPLLPEVVVDGERDDPAVAARHIVSALQKIGFLPPGPGDATETG